In Nostoc sp. CENA543, a single genomic region encodes these proteins:
- a CDS encoding phosphoketolase, with protein MTLASPPQTKPLTDAELHKMNAYWRAANYLSVGQIYLLDNPLLKEPLTLKHVKPRLLGHWGTTPGLNFIYVHLNRIIKKYDLNMIYIAGPGHGGPGLVANTYLEGTYSEYYPNISQDTEGMKKLFKQFSFPGGIPSHVAPETPGSIHEGGELGYALVHAYGAAFDNPDLIVAAVVGDGEAETGALATSWHSNKFLNPVTDGAVLPILHLNGYKIANPTVLARLSYEELESLFVGYGYKPYFVEGSDPADVHQQMAATLDTITHEIRNIQREARVHGFTKRPMWPMIVLRTPKGWTGPKEVDGKKTEDYWRSHQVPFGDLANKPHHIQLLEDWMKSYKPEELFDANGKLIPELAELAPTGDRRMGDNPHANGGILLRDLKMPNFQDYAVNVPQPGRVIAEATQVTGKFLRDVMELNLDSKNFRVFGPDETASNRINAVLDVTDRTWVAQTLPEDDHLSPDGRVMEILSETCCQGWLEGYLLTGRHGFFSCYEAFIHIIDSMFNQHAKWLKTTRHIPWRRPIASLNYLLTSHVWRQDHNGFSHQDPGFIDHVMNKKAEIIRVYLPPDANTLLSVTDHCLRSRQYVNVIVAGKQPALQYLDMDAAVKHCTKGISIWEWASNDQGGEPDVVMGCAGDVPTLETLAAVDILRQNFPDLKVRVVNVVDLMTLQPHTEHPHGLTAKEFDTIFTTDKPIIFAFHGYPWLIHRLTYRQTNHKNLHVRGYKEEGTTTTPFDMVVLNDLDRFHLVMDVIDRVPKLGYKAAYVKQHLQDKLIEHKHYIAKYGEDMPEIRDWQWPY; from the coding sequence ATGACTTTAGCAAGTCCTCCACAGACAAAGCCTTTAACCGATGCAGAATTGCATAAAATGAATGCCTACTGGCGGGCAGCGAACTATTTGTCAGTAGGGCAAATATATTTATTAGACAACCCTCTGCTGAAAGAACCTCTCACCTTAAAACACGTTAAACCTAGACTATTGGGACATTGGGGAACAACCCCAGGTTTGAATTTTATCTACGTTCATCTCAATAGAATCATCAAAAAGTATGACCTGAATATGATCTACATTGCTGGCCCTGGTCACGGGGGGCCAGGACTAGTAGCCAATACATATTTAGAAGGAACATACAGTGAATATTATCCCAACATCTCCCAAGATACGGAGGGGATGAAAAAGCTGTTTAAACAATTCTCCTTCCCTGGTGGTATTCCTAGTCACGTAGCACCGGAAACCCCTGGTTCGATTCATGAAGGGGGAGAATTAGGTTATGCCTTAGTTCATGCCTATGGTGCTGCTTTTGACAACCCAGATTTAATTGTGGCGGCGGTCGTTGGTGATGGAGAAGCAGAAACTGGTGCTTTAGCTACTAGCTGGCATTCTAACAAGTTTCTCAACCCTGTTACTGATGGGGCAGTGTTACCAATTTTACATTTAAATGGGTATAAAATTGCGAATCCTACGGTCTTGGCACGGTTGAGTTACGAGGAACTAGAAAGCCTATTTGTTGGTTACGGATATAAACCTTACTTTGTGGAAGGTTCAGATCCCGCCGATGTGCATCAGCAAATGGCAGCAACCCTAGATACCATCACTCACGAAATTCGTAATATTCAACGAGAAGCCCGTGTGCATGGGTTTACCAAACGACCCATGTGGCCAATGATTGTCTTGAGAACCCCCAAAGGTTGGACAGGGCCGAAAGAAGTAGATGGGAAAAAAACAGAAGATTATTGGCGATCGCATCAAGTCCCCTTTGGAGATTTAGCGAATAAACCCCACCACATCCAACTCCTAGAAGACTGGATGAAGAGTTACAAACCCGAAGAACTCTTTGATGCTAACGGTAAATTAATTCCTGAACTAGCAGAACTTGCCCCCACAGGCGATCGCCGCATGGGCGACAATCCCCATGCTAACGGCGGTATCTTGTTGCGTGACTTGAAGATGCCCAACTTCCAAGATTATGCAGTCAACGTTCCCCAACCAGGAAGAGTAATTGCTGAAGCCACCCAAGTCACAGGCAAATTCCTACGGGATGTGATGGAACTCAACCTAGATAGCAAAAACTTCCGCGTATTTGGCCCTGACGAAACCGCTTCCAATCGCATCAATGCCGTCTTAGATGTCACAGACCGGACTTGGGTAGCCCAAACCCTCCCAGAAGATGACCATCTCTCCCCCGATGGACGAGTCATGGAAATTCTCAGTGAGACTTGCTGTCAAGGGTGGTTAGAAGGATATCTGCTGACAGGTCGTCACGGCTTCTTCTCTTGCTACGAAGCATTTATCCACATCATTGATTCGATGTTCAACCAGCACGCCAAATGGTTGAAAACTACTCGCCATATACCTTGGCGTAGACCCATCGCCTCCCTCAACTATCTCCTCACCTCCCACGTTTGGCGACAAGACCACAACGGCTTTTCTCACCAAGACCCTGGTTTTATCGACCATGTGATGAACAAAAAAGCCGAAATCATTCGCGTTTATCTCCCACCCGATGCCAATACTCTCTTGTCGGTGACAGACCACTGTTTAAGAAGCCGTCAATATGTCAACGTCATCGTGGCAGGTAAACAACCAGCATTGCAATACCTAGATATGGATGCAGCCGTGAAACACTGCACCAAAGGCATTAGTATCTGGGAATGGGCAAGTAATGACCAAGGTGGTGAACCAGATGTAGTCATGGGTTGTGCTGGCGATGTCCCCACCTTAGAAACCCTAGCTGCTGTGGATATTTTGCGGCAAAACTTCCCTGACTTAAAAGTGCGGGTAGTCAACGTTGTAGATTTGATGACCTTACAACCCCACACAGAACATCCCCACGGTTTAACTGCCAAAGAATTTGACACCATCTTTACTACAGATAAACCGATTATCTTTGCCTTTCATGGCTATCCCTGGTTAATCCATCGTCTCACCTACCGCCAAACTAACCATAAAAACCTCCATGTGCGCGGTTACAAAGAAGAGGGAACTACCACCACCCCCTTTGATATGGTTGTCTTGAATGATTTAGATCGCTTCCATTTAGTCATGGATGTGATCGATCGCGTCCCCAAACTAGGGTACAAAGCCGCTTACGTCAAGCAACATCTCCAAGACAAACTCATCGAACATAAACACTACATCGCTAAATACGGCGAAGATATGCCAGAAATTCGGGACTGGCAGTGGCCGTATTAA
- the gap gene encoding type I glyceraldehyde-3-phosphate dehydrogenase: MAKLKVGINGFGRIGRLVFRAGINNPDIEFVGINDLVPPDNLAYLLKYDSTHGKYHGQVEAREDGIVVDGRFIPCVSVRNPAELPWGKLGADYVVESTGLFTDYEGASKHLQAGAKRVVISAPTKDPERVKTLLVGVNHETFDPSKDVIVSNASCTTNCLAPVAKVINDNFGLAEGLMTTVHAMTATQPTVDGPSKKDWRGGRGAAQNIIPSSTGAAKAVALVLPELKGKLTGMAFRVPTPDVSVVDLTFKTEKATSYKEICAAMKAAAEGKLAGVLGYTDEEVVSTDFQGDRHSSIFDAGAGIELNSNFFKVVAWYDNEWGYSHRVVDLMLSMAQKEQLAAV; this comes from the coding sequence TTGGCAAAGTTAAAAGTAGGCATCAATGGATTTGGCCGTATCGGTCGGTTGGTGTTTCGGGCTGGTATTAACAATCCTGATATTGAGTTTGTCGGGATTAATGACCTTGTACCACCAGATAACCTCGCTTACTTGTTAAAGTACGATTCGACTCACGGTAAATATCACGGTCAGGTAGAAGCCAGAGAAGATGGTATTGTCGTTGATGGACGCTTCATCCCTTGTGTTTCCGTAAGAAATCCGGCTGAATTGCCCTGGGGTAAATTAGGCGCGGATTATGTTGTGGAATCAACTGGACTATTTACTGACTACGAAGGCGCATCTAAACACCTGCAAGCAGGTGCGAAGCGCGTAGTTATTTCTGCACCCACCAAAGACCCAGAAAGAGTTAAGACACTGTTAGTAGGCGTTAACCATGAAACTTTTGATCCCAGTAAGGATGTGATTGTTTCTAATGCTAGCTGCACTACAAACTGTTTAGCTCCCGTCGCCAAAGTAATTAATGATAACTTTGGTTTGGCGGAAGGGTTAATGACCACAGTCCACGCCATGACTGCTACCCAACCCACAGTAGACGGCCCTAGTAAGAAAGACTGGCGCGGTGGTCGCGGTGCAGCCCAAAATATTATTCCCTCTTCCACCGGTGCAGCTAAAGCCGTGGCTTTGGTATTACCAGAACTCAAAGGTAAGTTGACTGGGATGGCTTTCCGAGTCCCTACCCCTGATGTATCTGTAGTGGATTTAACCTTCAAAACCGAGAAAGCCACCAGCTACAAAGAAATTTGTGCTGCCATGAAAGCTGCGGCTGAAGGAAAACTTGCCGGAGTTTTGGGTTATACCGACGAAGAAGTCGTATCTACAGATTTTCAAGGCGATCGCCACTCCAGTATTTTTGACGCAGGTGCTGGTATCGAATTGAACTCCAACTTCTTCAAAGTGGTCGCTTGGTATGACAACGAGTGGGGCTACTCACATCGTGTAGTTGACTTAATGTTGTCAATGGCACAGAAAGAGCAATTGGCCGCAGTTTAA
- the pyk gene encoding pyruvate kinase, which translates to MRRTKIICTVGPATSAPDRLQALVEAGMNVARLNFSHGAYEFHAQTAQYIRQISADEQKPVALLQDLCGPKIRLGTLPPEGLTVEAGDQVTFVLKEKGENIHELPLPLPTLFAMVRPGEPILINDGRVKMMVCDRDADRIHALVKTGGVISTRKGVNLPVTRLPVSSITEKDLQDLRFGMELGVDWVAVSFVQSPHDLEPAKRMIESAGLSIRVIAKIERPEAVEQIDSIIAAADGIMIARGDLGVEMPIHQVPLIQKDIIRRCNQAGKPVITATQMLESMISAPDPTRAEATDVANSILDGTDAVMLSGETAVGQYPIAAVQVMNDIAIATEKSLQEGSKHCWTHEAGGLSVTESVAEAVCRIAYETGARAILCNTSSGSTAKLVSKYRPSTPIFAFTPDETSYHQLALSWGVEPLLIPPVYSAEEMFTNVVSTVLRTGLVHEGDKVVITSGVPIGKSGTTSLIKVHSIGQPITA; encoded by the coding sequence ATGCGTCGAACAAAAATTATCTGTACTGTAGGGCCTGCTACCTCTGCACCAGACAGACTACAAGCATTGGTAGAAGCCGGGATGAATGTGGCGCGGTTGAATTTTTCCCACGGGGCTTATGAGTTTCATGCCCAAACGGCTCAATATATCAGGCAAATCAGTGCTGATGAACAAAAACCTGTGGCTTTGTTACAGGATTTATGTGGGCCGAAAATTCGGTTGGGAACTTTACCACCAGAAGGTTTGACGGTGGAAGCCGGTGATCAAGTCACCTTTGTGTTAAAGGAAAAGGGTGAAAATATCCACGAATTGCCCTTACCTTTGCCGACTTTGTTCGCAATGGTACGACCAGGAGAACCCATCTTAATTAATGATGGTCGGGTGAAGATGATGGTATGCGATCGCGATGCCGATCGCATTCATGCTTTGGTCAAAACTGGTGGGGTTATTTCCACCCGCAAAGGGGTCAACCTGCCTGTAACTCGCTTACCTGTCAGTTCCATCACAGAAAAAGACTTACAGGATTTGCGTTTTGGCATGGAATTGGGTGTTGATTGGGTGGCGGTTTCTTTTGTGCAGTCTCCCCATGATTTAGAACCAGCCAAACGGATGATTGAATCGGCGGGATTGTCGATTCGGGTAATTGCTAAAATTGAACGTCCAGAAGCAGTAGAGCAAATTGATTCTATTATTGCTGCTGCCGATGGGATTATGATTGCCCGTGGCGATTTAGGTGTAGAAATGCCCATCCACCAAGTCCCCTTGATCCAAAAAGATATCATTCGCCGTTGCAATCAGGCAGGTAAGCCAGTAATTACCGCCACCCAAATGCTAGAGTCCATGATTAGCGCACCTGACCCCACCCGTGCTGAAGCTACCGACGTAGCCAACTCCATTCTCGATGGTACAGATGCCGTCATGCTTTCTGGCGAAACTGCTGTTGGACAGTATCCCATAGCAGCCGTGCAAGTGATGAACGATATTGCGATCGCTACAGAAAAATCCTTGCAGGAGGGTAGTAAACACTGTTGGACTCATGAAGCTGGGGGTTTAAGCGTTACCGAATCCGTAGCCGAAGCCGTCTGTCGTATCGCCTACGAAACCGGCGCACGGGCGATTTTGTGTAACACCTCATCGGGAAGTACAGCCAAACTCGTTTCCAAATATCGCCCCAGCACCCCAATTTTTGCCTTCACTCCCGATGAAACCAGCTATCATCAGTTAGCTTTATCTTGGGGTGTGGAACCTTTGTTGATCCCTCCTGTTTATAGTGCTGAAGAAATGTTTACGAATGTAGTCAGCACCGTCCTGAGAACAGGCTTAGTTCACGAAGGAGATAAGGTAGTTATTACCTCTGGAGTTCCAATTGGTAAATCAGGAACAACTAGTTTAATCAAAGTGCATTCTATCGGACAACCAATCACTGCTTAA
- a CDS encoding transaldolase — protein sequence MSKNLLEQLRTMTVVVADTGDIQAIEKFKPQDATTNPSLITAAAKMPEYQDIVDQTLLQAKKDAGAGANKGQIVTLAFDRLAVSFGLKILQIIPGRVSTEVDARLSYDTEATVSKARELIAQYKAAGITPERVLIKIASTWEGIKAAEILEKEGIHCNLTLLFGLHQAIACAEAGVTLISPFVGRILDWYKKETGRDSYPSAEDPGVLSVTTIYNYYKKFGYKTEVMGASFRNIGEITELAGCDLLTISPSLLGELQATIGDLPRKLEPTKAATSDIQKISIDKATFDQMHAADRMAYDKLDEGIKGFTKALEDLEKLLADRLTALEGVVASH from the coding sequence ATGTCTAAAAATTTACTAGAACAATTGCGGACAATGACCGTTGTGGTGGCAGATACAGGTGATATCCAAGCCATTGAAAAGTTTAAACCCCAAGATGCTACTACCAATCCTTCTTTGATTACGGCAGCAGCTAAAATGCCGGAATATCAAGACATTGTGGATCAGACTTTACTGCAAGCTAAAAAAGACGCAGGTGCAGGTGCTAACAAAGGTCAAATCGTAACTTTGGCTTTTGATCGTTTAGCAGTTTCCTTCGGTCTGAAGATTCTGCAAATTATCCCTGGTCGTGTGTCTACAGAAGTAGATGCGCGTTTATCCTACGACACTGAAGCTACTGTTAGCAAAGCACGAGAATTAATTGCTCAGTATAAAGCTGCTGGCATTACTCCAGAACGCGTTTTAATTAAAATCGCTTCTACTTGGGAAGGGATTAAAGCGGCAGAAATTCTGGAAAAAGAAGGGATTCACTGTAACTTAACTTTGCTGTTTGGTTTGCATCAGGCGATCGCTTGTGCGGAAGCTGGTGTCACCCTAATTTCTCCCTTCGTTGGACGCATTCTCGACTGGTACAAAAAAGAAACCGGTAGAGATAGCTACCCTTCTGCGGAAGACCCTGGCGTATTATCAGTTACTACAATCTACAACTACTACAAAAAATTTGGTTATAAAACCGAAGTTATGGGTGCAAGCTTCCGTAATATCGGCGAAATTACTGAACTAGCTGGTTGCGATTTATTGACCATTTCTCCCTCTTTGTTGGGTGAATTACAAGCTACTATCGGCGACCTACCCCGCAAATTAGAACCCACAAAAGCAGCTACTTCTGATATTCAAAAGATATCCATTGACAAGGCTACCTTTGATCAAATGCACGCAGCTGACCGCATGGCTTATGACAAACTCGACGAAGGGATCAAAGGCTTTACCAAAGCACTGGAAGATTTAGAAAAACTCTTAGCAGACAGACTCACTGCTTTAGAAGGAGTAGTAGCCAGTCATTAA
- a CDS encoding threo-3-hydroxy-L-aspartate ammonia-lyase → MSNSDLPSINDVLTAQRRLAGIAHRTPIHTSQIINEHTHSQVFFKCENFQRTGSFKFRGAYNALSQLSSAQKQQGVVTFSSGNHGQAIALAGKLLNIPTTIVMPDDAPLVKQTATRSYGAEVILYNRQTTNREELARNFSSDRGLTLIPPYDHPHVIAGQGTATLELIQEVGELDVLLVCCGGGGLISGSAIAAKTLLPNVRVIGVEPALADDATRSFYSKTLQTVHNPDTIADGARTPCLGKITFPLVLQYVDDMVTVSEAAIVRTMFFLWERMKIVVEPTGALAAAALLEGVITASQMRVGIIISGGNVDFTQIIKKQMGENP, encoded by the coding sequence ATGTCTAACTCCGATCTTCCCAGCATCAATGATGTACTGACAGCACAACGACGACTGGCTGGTATTGCTCACCGCACACCAATACACACCTCTCAAATCATCAATGAACACACTCATAGCCAAGTGTTCTTCAAGTGTGAAAATTTTCAACGCACTGGCTCATTTAAATTTAGGGGTGCGTATAATGCCTTGTCACAACTATCTTCAGCACAAAAACAACAAGGTGTCGTAACATTTTCATCGGGAAATCACGGACAAGCGATCGCCCTAGCCGGAAAATTACTGAATATCCCAACTACAATTGTGATGCCCGATGATGCGCCCCTAGTGAAGCAAACAGCCACCCGCAGTTATGGCGCAGAGGTAATTTTATACAATCGTCAAACTACGAACCGTGAAGAATTAGCGCGAAATTTCAGCAGCGATCGCGGTTTAACCTTAATTCCGCCTTACGATCATCCCCATGTGATCGCCGGACAAGGTACAGCCACCTTAGAACTGATTCAAGAAGTAGGCGAACTAGATGTATTGCTGGTTTGTTGTGGTGGTGGAGGATTGATTTCTGGGAGTGCGATCGCGGCCAAAACCCTGTTACCCAATGTGCGCGTTATTGGGGTAGAACCAGCACTGGCTGACGATGCTACCCGTTCTTTCTATAGTAAAACCTTGCAAACTGTCCACAATCCCGATACCATCGCCGACGGTGCGCGGACTCCCTGCTTAGGTAAAATTACATTCCCCTTAGTGTTGCAATATGTTGATGACATGGTGACAGTCTCAGAAGCCGCAATTGTTCGCACCATGTTTTTTCTGTGGGAACGGATGAAAATTGTTGTTGAACCCACTGGGGCATTAGCCGCCGCCGCTTTGTTAGAAGGTGTAATTACAGCCTCTCAAATGAGAGTAGGTATTATTATTAGTGGTGGCAATGTGGATTTTACGCAAATTATCAAGAAACAGATGGGAGAAAATCCCTAA